gATAAGAAAGGGGGAAactgacaaggtgaattgttcttggggtctccaagccaattcacagtcttcttttataacaaaagtaGAAGGgagtaaatacatgagaagggATTGTGTCTGGGCCACATAACTgagaagcaagatagagcatgTCAGATGTCTAACACCTGCACAGGACGTCTCAGTACGGTGGGAGACAAGCGTGCATATATACGGATGTATGTAGTGTACATGAATAGAGACATACCTGCACGGGATGTCTCAGTACGGTGGGAGACAAGCGTGCAGGAACAAGGTAGTCGACACAAGAATATATAGATCCCCTGAATGGAATAGGGGTAAAGAGCCTTGACCGTCAAGGACCACACAATCACGTGACGGCGCTGGCGCGCCGCACATCCAACACTCCCCCTGGTCCAAGACGTACatagagagaaagagagagagaaaggaTAAAACAATAAAGCGGAAAAAAATTTAAAAAAAAGGAATCAGAAAGTTCAATCATAAGCATATAGAATCATAATAAAAGTAACATCACGGAGCGTGAGTTGAGTTGTTTAGCATATACCTGCGCGAGTACAACAGTGATGGAAAACATCCTTTGAAGTCGGTTTGGTAAGGAAGTTGGCTAGTTGGTCTTGCAAGGGAATATGGTATATTCTGTATTCCCCTTGAGCCACCTGGTCCCGTACGTAGTGGTATTGAATTGCAATGTGTTTTGCCATCTGATGAGACTCTGGGTTCAAAGTGATAGCTATCGCGGCctgattgtcacagaaaAGCGGAGTTGGGGGTGGTTGTTCTTCCCCTGATAATCCGTCCAACTCCCCCAGCCAACTTCAAACCCAGTATCCCTCCCTGCATGCCATAGACATTGCAACAAACTCAGCTTCCATagttgattgggcaacaaCACTCTGGAGTTTGCTGCTCCAACTGATAAGTCCCCCGCATAGAGTTACCGCCCACCCAGTGGTTGATTTGTAAGTATCTGGACACATTCCCCAGTCCGCGTCCAAGTATATAGAGAGTTCTTTGGATCCAGTGTGTGAGTATGATACCCCAAGGGTCAAAGTGTGTTGTAGATACCAAAGAATACCAAGCAAGGCTTCCCAGTGGGCCGGTCCTGGATTAGCACTGAAGCGCAATAGTGTGCAGACAGCATATGCAACATTGGGTCGTGTTTGACAGCATATAAATAGAAGAGCACCAACCAGAGCCAGGTAAGGGAACTTCTTCATGCGTGTTTTCTCCTCTTCTGTTGACGGGCATTGAGACTTTGAAAACCTTTTGCAAGGAGGAAGTGGGAGCAATAGTGGGGGAAGGTTGTAGACACCATACTGTCAAGCCAGGTCTTTGATGTAGCGGTTCTGTGTGATTAAAGCCGTTCCTGCTTTAGGGTCTTGTGTAATTTCTAGCCCTAAAATCTCTTTTGCGCGGCCTAAGTTCTTTAGTTCATATTTTGCGTTAAGTTCAGCGCAGAACAAGTCCCAAACTGCGTCGTTGGAAGCGGCACCGGTGAGGTTGTCAACATGCACAGCTAGAATAATCAGACCAGTATTGTTGCGTTGTCGCATAAAGACGCAGTTATTGGAGTTGAAACGGACAAACCCTAGCTCTATAAGTGCCGAAGATAAACACTTGTACCAGACTCGACCTGCTTGCTTAAGTCCATAGAGTGACTTCACTAGTTTGAGGTACAAGCCCTGGTGCTCTGGGGGAGCAATCCATCCGTCCGGTTGCTCCATGTATATTTCTTCCTCAAGAAGTCCGTTGAGGAAAGCCGCTGTGAAATCAGCTGCAAATAATGTGAGGCTGTCGCGGACAGATATAGCCACTACTAATTGTAGGGAGGCGGAGCGGGCTACTGGGGAAAACATTTCGTTGTAGTCCCGACCAAGACGTTGAGCACATCCTTTGATTACTAGGCAAGCTTTGTACGTGCCGTCAACTTTTATTGCAAAGACAAGCATGCCTTTCAGAGCTTTGCTGCCGGGTGGGAGGTCTGGGCTGTAGGTAAATGTGCCCTTGCTCAGAAGGGTGTTGAACTCCTTTGCAATAGCGGCCATCCACAAGTGTTTATCAGGATCTTGAATCGCCTTGTTATATGAACGTGGGACTGTTACGGGCTTGGGCCTTGCGGTAAATGCGGCTACGCGTGGGGCATAGTTGGGATTTGGTCTACGTTCTCAAGTACCTTGACGAGGTTCTTGTTGGGGCGGCTGGACACCTGGTTCTTCCTCTAGCCTTTCCTCTTCATCATGTAGGCCTTCTATGTCTCCTTGCTCCCCCTGATCTTGACTGTTTGAACCAGGAGCATTGAAGTCATCGTCAAGATCAATAACTCGGGGCGTAGGAGAGGAAACACTCAAGCTGGATTCTGAGCTGACGTCGTCTGTAGGTAGTATACCAAATGCCTGCCAAATGTTGGAATCCGAGGGCGGTGGTACGGGTGGGAGGGGGCTTTGGTTGCGGTTTTGTTCAACACATACCACATGGCGGGAGTCGCAAAATCTCAGAGTTTTTGGGTCCCAACATCTGTAGCCAGACCCCGTATATCCCGTGAAGACACATTTTGCAGCCGTTGGGCCAGTTTTGGTATGCTGAGATTCTGGGAGTATAAGCACATAAGCATCACATCCAAAAGAACAGAGATGAGATACGTCTGGGGTGCGGGCAGTCCATTTTGTGTATGGGATGGACCCCCCAAGAGCTGAGTTTGGACAAAAGTTGAGGGTGTATGCGGCAAATAAGACTGCTTCGCCCCAGAAGCGGGGGGCTAGGCCCGATTCTTGTAGCACGGCCTGTACAATACCCATCACATCCTGATTCTTGCGTTCAATACATCCGTTTTGTTCGGGAGTATAGGGTGACAACGTTTGATTCACAGTTCCAGTATTGCGTAGAAAACATTCAAAAGTATCCAACATAAACTCCCCCCCTCTGTCCGACATTAAACACTTTATCCTCCGCCCTGAGGACCGCTCTGCCCAAGCCTTAAACTCCTTGTACCGCTCCAACGCTCCCAACTTCTTCTTGAGCAAGTACGCGCAAAAATAACCGGTACAATCATTGCAGAACAAGATGAAGTACCTGTACCCCCCTATGGCTTCAATATCCATAGGGCCGCATATGTCAGTATGCACTAGGTCAAGTGGTACGTCGGAACGGGCGG
The window above is part of the Rhizoctonia solani chromosome 7, complete sequence genome. Proteins encoded here:
- a CDS encoding Retrovirus-related Pol polyprotein from transposon TNT 1-94, with protein sequence MSKSSAKFVVLDASGSNWHTWQTTAKFELKSHKVWKFFDPANPSSSPPPKYSAENLEKIKKGADPSKYMILSAYTTWEEDCDVAIAWLACLVDPIHADILDCSTLPKKCWDALVVRFANQSAQGVTLTQTKLATLKFSNDGSIPLSNVLAKFSGLVLNLKRAGQPLSDAETCAWLALAMPLSLQAQISTLQEGMNAKNPEHWYQSLSTTWEQLQAVRTNKETFTAKQATTNPNPLSSRNCYVCKNPGHYARDCPTLLPEERTQRQERACKRKESWAGGNKPNEGTSDLAAQLAQIQARLAALDTRSTSTNNNSLGYNTHAKVTILCASTSVLSDNVHLDCVTQDISGGLILKAGGGKVPLNYAAINSGASRHCAAEQAFFINYRTLTEPKRVYLGDNRFIMAIGEGDFRVWINGSSGERECIIFRHTLHVPDLACTLISIRQLTCDSKPALHAVFRGNQCKVWNEKGIVFIAKANESIGGPYAISLRTALRPTLRTPVLALTAFLAGKSTTALNPHVAHARFGHLNGNDLHALAKKKLVSNFSMSDRLHRSNPCEPCLLAKGHKLPFSPQTARSDVPLDLVHTDICGPMDIEAIGGYRYFILFCNDCTGYFCAYLLKKKLGALERYKEFKAWAERSSGRRIKCLMSDRGGEFMLDTFECFLRNTGTVNQTLSPYTPEQNGCIERKNQDVMGIVQAVLQESGLAPRFWGEAVLFAAYTLNFCPNSALGGSIPYTKWTARTPDVSHLCSFGCDAYVLILPESQHTKTGPTAAKCVFTGYTGSGYRCWDPKTLRFCDSRHVVCVEQNRNQSPLPPVPPPSDSNIWQAFGILPTDDVSSESSLSVSSPTPRVIDLDDDFNAPGSNSQDQGEQGDIEGLHDEEERLEEEPGVQPPQQEPRQAAFTARPKPVTVPRSYNKAIQDPDKHLWMAAIAKEFNTLLSKGTFTYSPDLPPGSKALKGMLVFAIKVDGTYKACLVIKGCAQRLGRDYNEMFSPVARSASLQLVVAISVRDSLTLFAADFTAAFLNGLLEEEIYMEQPDGWIAPPEHQGLYLKLVKSLYGLKQAGRVWYKCLSSALIELGFVRFNSNNCVFMRQRNNTGLIILAVHVDNLTGAASNDAVWDLFCAELNAKYELKNLGRAKEILGLEITQDPKAGTALITQNRYIKDLA